The genomic region atgttttttttttttgactaaaaGTGATGTTGCCaagtttgttttgaaaaaaaaaaaagaaaaagaaaaaaaaagcttaataaAAAGATTAATAAAAGTCGCATAGGCTGGATTTAAATGTTAtattgtttcagtgtttcaatAAAACTTAGGTGCAgtagaaaatacatttgaaaaaataCGACTGGCTTTTACGAGCCTATGCGCTGCATAAAGTCCCGTTCTGCTTCAGATAGCACACTAGTGACCGACTGTGCGCGGAGAAGTCGGTCAAGGCATCCGGGGTCAGTGTTACAGGGTATTTCAGGTTACGGGAACAGAAAAAGTTGACTCACCTGAAGAAGGCCTGTCCGAGTAGCGGGTGCAGTACACCCAGGCGGGCCACAGCATGGGCTTAGCTGCTGCCGGGTTGGAGCTGGTCTGCGAACTGTCAGAGTCTGAGCTTAGGCACTGATCGCCGCTCTCCCCGCGGGACTTCAGTGGCTCCTCGGCGGGTGTGGCAGGTTTCTTTGCAGCGTGTGGAGTGGACGTCCCCTCTGTTGGTACCGTGCTGCCCACGGGCTCGGTCTGAGGGGCAGCAGGGCTGTTGTTGCTCTCTCGTGACGCACTTTCTTCTTGGTTTAGAGCCGCTTCTTTTTTACGACCGAAATCCGGTCGTAGGATGTTGTCGATGAAGAAGTTGGTGATCCTGTGCGGGACCTGCTGGTTGCCCGGTGCGTGCAGCAGCGGCAGTATGGCTCTGTTGGACTCGTCCGCCGCGTCCCTGTTGCCGTGCTCATTTTCTTCCATACTGATTCACTTTAATCTCGTTAACCCCTTTGTCGCTCTGTCGGATACGAGAAATGCGCCTTATATCAATTTTAAGAAAACTACGCgaagtttaatttaaaaaaaaaatatatatataactcaGAAATGAGCGAGTGCCTTGGACACTTTGCAAAGCTCAGCTCTCGTGTCCTCCGAGAAAAGCATACTTTTGGTCCTATATTCCCTGTTTCGGCTTAGAATAGATCCCTATAAGATAAAACCTGTGCCATTTGCGCAACGTCCAATTAGTCAAAGTGGATGGTTGCCTAGTCCTAAACTAAACTAGAGGTAAATAAAGATGCTGCTAAACTGATGCTCTAATACTCGCACTCTGGAGTTTTGTGCTTATTTTCAATACGAGCCCCACGAGTGACGTTTTCCTACAGTCCTCCCAGACACGTGCCTTGGACCAATCGGATGTGTGGAACCATGCCATGTGACACCGACTCCAAAGCAGTCCACAAACGCCCATCCTCGCCAGAGTAAAAGGGAAAGAGTCCTGGATCGAGAGACAAGGAGCAGCCTCATTTAAATCCGCTGCATGCTCCACATACTTCACATAATTCATCGGTGTTTATTAAAGTGCAACTCCATTTGGACGATTACGGCTTTTGCAAATAACACTATTCTCTGCCTCTATGTGCCAGCCTAATAAAACAGGTTCCGTTGTCAAAGCGGGTGTGGGCACCCCGGGGTTTCTTATTGCAACACACTGAGGGATTCCCAACCAAAATGTCTGGGCAAAAGACCGTCATAAGTGTTTTATCGTCAAAACATCCTTTCTAACAAATCAATGAAATAAACTGGTTGTTGTGTAAAGACTCAGATCAGAGCTGATGATTTGCTCAGCAGTCGGATGTAATTGTGAAGTTGCAGACATAAGGATTTTTTCTATGGGCATATTCAGTGTTACAAGCTGTTCCAATCTCGATTAATTCATATGCCTAAAAAGATTATTCTGATTCTTATTTGAAATCCTGTCCGCAGGAATATTGTTGCTGGGTAGAAATGATTTCAGCTTGACATGTCCTATGTGGTGTGTCGCCTCATCTTCTTCAGAGTTTTAAAGTGATCTCTCGTGTTTGTCATGACGCAGCAGTCGACCCACAATTGGGTCCCTAGCCCTTTAAGTGAAATCACTGATGCAGACAAACGGTGTTGTGCACGGTGCTGTGGATGGCGAGTCGCGCCAAAGACAAAACTGTAAAGAAGTTAGGTGGCCGATGTGAAGTTTGCCTCCAGTGCCTCGGTGCCTCGGGGCTGTGTGGACGAGTGAGACAGTTCTGCATCGCAGTGCGAGTGCTCAGCATGCACCTCAAAGGAGACAGCCGCGAAGTGAGTAAGGTTCTGCGTTTTTACGCACACTTTACGCACAGacttatgtttctttttttgaaTTGTGTTGAATTTGTTTTTCTATACTTTTCTATACTACCTTCTATACTGGTGCTGACAAGGTAGTAATGCATATGGATTTGTGCGTTGTGtctaaaagtgttttattttatttatttattttttgtgtgtcttaATTTATTAAGGTCGCTTGTTACGGTCTGtcctaaaacatgcacacttTGCAACACACTCCTCTAACAGTTGGGGTGACCTGCGTTTATTCTTGTGTCTTCAAATTCACACAGACACCTGGACTTATACCTACAATTTCCTTTACAAATCACTGTTTCTCAAACTTCCTTTTCTATATGTTCATCTTTACTTCAG from Periophthalmus magnuspinnatus isolate fPerMag1 chromosome 20, fPerMag1.2.pri, whole genome shotgun sequence harbors:
- the en2a gene encoding homeobox protein engrailed-2a; translated protein: MEENEHGNRDAADESNRAILPLLHAPGNQQVPHRITNFFIDNILRPDFGRKKEAALNQEESASRESNNSPAAPQTEPVGSTVPTEGTSTPHAAKKPATPAEEPLKSRGESGDQCLSSDSDSSQTSSNPAAAKPMLWPAWVYCTRYSDRPSSGPRSRKPKKKSTSKEDKRPRTAFTAEQLQRLKTEFQTNRYLTEQRRQNLAQELGLNESQIKIWFQNKRAKIKKASGTKNSLALHLMAQGLYNHATVTKDEKSDSD